From a single Pirellulales bacterium genomic region:
- a CDS encoding aldolase/citrate lyase family protein, translating to MSRFRELLAKGELVRVFALGRLTHPVVIDMFGLAGGFHGFWLDQEHCGLSYQEVQLAAACARANNFDCFVRMAPTDYALVTQNLEAGAGGVMAAQIKSAAHAEEFVKWAKFAPRGLRGLNTSGRDAHYTHKSQEQFAKDANCEQFVAIQIETLGALNDVDAIAANDAVDLLFVGPSDLSQAMGVLGQFSHPKLLEGLDRVAAACRKHGKHWGTVAPNPEYTHCCYEKGCRMLSLGADVSALRMGIQAAKTTYKDLFGG from the coding sequence ATGAGTCGCTTTCGAGAGCTATTGGCCAAGGGCGAGCTGGTCCGCGTTTTTGCCCTGGGGCGGCTGACCCATCCGGTCGTGATCGACATGTTCGGCCTGGCCGGCGGCTTTCACGGCTTCTGGCTCGATCAGGAACATTGCGGGCTGTCGTATCAGGAAGTGCAACTCGCCGCGGCCTGTGCCCGGGCCAACAACTTCGATTGTTTCGTGCGCATGGCGCCAACGGATTACGCCCTGGTGACGCAAAACCTGGAAGCGGGTGCCGGCGGCGTGATGGCCGCGCAAATCAAGTCCGCGGCGCACGCCGAGGAGTTCGTCAAGTGGGCTAAGTTCGCTCCGCGCGGTTTGCGCGGTCTGAACACCTCGGGCCGTGACGCCCACTACACGCACAAGTCACAAGAACAATTCGCGAAGGATGCCAACTGCGAACAGTTCGTGGCGATTCAGATCGAAACGCTCGGCGCCCTGAACGATGTCGACGCCATCGCCGCGAACGACGCCGTCGACCTGTTGTTCGTTGGTCCCAGCGATCTATCGCAAGCGATGGGAGTGCTCGGACAATTCTCGCACCCGAAATTACTCGAAGGGCTCGATCGCGTCGCTGCCGCTTGCCGCAAGCACGGCAAGCACTGGGGCACCGTCGCTCCGAATCCCGAATACACGCACTGCTGCTACGAGAAAGGGTGCCGCATGCTCAGCCTGGGCGCCGACGTTTCCGCCCTGCGAATGGGCATTCAGGCCGCGAAGACGACCTACAAGGATCTGTTCGGCGGGTAG
- a CDS encoding sigma-70 family RNA polymerase sigma factor, which produces MIVLTETSREKVLLAAQVRAAQRGNREAFGQLVERFQRAVYGIALRRLRNHAEAQELTQEVFVQAMRKIAQLREPECFGGWLRSITTRMAINRALRGGPVVPTERETLEATCVERRTPLAVALEREQASQVRAGLGRLRRLDRETLEAFYVRGQSLVEMSDEFGSPIGTIKRRLHVARKRLARELEEMAPA; this is translated from the coding sequence ATGATCGTTCTGACCGAAACCAGTCGAGAGAAAGTACTGCTGGCAGCCCAGGTAAGGGCCGCGCAACGCGGCAACCGCGAGGCGTTCGGCCAACTGGTCGAACGGTTCCAGCGGGCCGTGTACGGCATCGCGCTGCGGCGGCTGCGCAATCACGCCGAGGCTCAGGAGCTGACCCAAGAGGTCTTCGTCCAGGCCATGCGGAAGATCGCGCAACTGCGCGAGCCGGAATGCTTCGGCGGCTGGCTGCGGTCGATCACCACGCGGATGGCCATCAACCGGGCCCTGCGCGGCGGACCGGTCGTACCCACCGAGCGCGAAACGCTCGAAGCAACCTGCGTCGAGCGGCGCACGCCGCTGGCCGTGGCGCTCGAGCGCGAGCAGGCCAGCCAAGTGCGGGCCGGCTTGGGCCGGCTGCGCCGGTTGGACCGTGAAACGCTCGAGGCGTTTTACGTCCGCGGCCAGTCGCTGGTCGAGATGAGCGACGAGTTCGGCTCGCCGATCGGCACGATCAAGCGGCGCCTGCACGTAGCCCGCAAACGGTTGGCCCGCGAGCTCGAAGAAATGGCGCCCGCTTGA
- a CDS encoding DUF423 domain-containing protein: protein MSPRMWIIVGAVFGALAVGTGAFGAHALKERLEETGKSETYEIAVRYQMYHALALVLVGLVGLQMPAPSLNVAGLCFTVGIVVFSGLLYPLALGGPKIFGAIVPIGGLSFIAGWLVLATAAFAKK from the coding sequence GTGTCTCCCAGAATGTGGATTATTGTCGGCGCCGTCTTCGGCGCTTTGGCCGTCGGCACCGGCGCTTTCGGCGCTCACGCCTTGAAAGAACGTCTAGAAGAGACGGGCAAGTCCGAGACGTACGAAATCGCCGTACGCTATCAGATGTACCACGCGCTGGCTCTGGTACTGGTGGGACTTGTCGGACTGCAAATGCCAGCCCCTTCGCTGAATGTGGCAGGCCTGTGCTTTACCGTCGGCATCGTCGTTTTCTCGGGCCTGCTTTATCCACTCGCCCTGGGCGGCCCAAAGATCTTCGGCGCGATCGTACCGATCGGCGGCTTGAGCTTCATCGCGGGCTGGCTGGTTTTGGCCACGGCGGCATTTGCAAAAAAATAG